The Glycine soja cultivar W05 chromosome 19, ASM419377v2, whole genome shotgun sequence genomic sequence AGCTCGAATGCAGAATAATACTCTTCAGGTCAAGAAGAAGCGATGAAAATACTTGAGACTTCATGTCACATGGACTTTGTAATGGGGGAATTAGATAAGCTCACAATCAAGGTATATATCTTTTATTGTTGAATCTAAGTTGCTTTCTTCTCTAATTTGGATATTGTTTCTGATTTATTTTTCAGTAGTAAAAGGCCCAAGTCTATGTTGAAATTACTGATTTGTTTACATTGGTGTGCTAGCTAGTTTATATTTCACTGgatcaaatatgattttaacATTATATATTGATAGAATCAAAGTCCAGAAACTGCAACTATTGGTTACATCATCATAGTGGTTACGTACACTGTAGATTTATCTATGCTTTGAAACTGTTCTGCTAGATCTTGTACAACACATTTCCTTGTTTATAAACGATGCTAAACTATTTTAATGATATTGTATTATGCCATGATTGCTCATTTGCTTGTATTCAgagatgaagaaaatacaaTCAAGTGCAACGGAACACTTTTcagaatattttttatggtcatgAAAGGCTTAAGTTGCAACTAGAATCTTAGAAAAGAGAGCTTGAGTTGCGGAGAATTGAATTGGAAAAACGTGAGGCACGTAAcgaaagtgaaagaaaaaaagttgaagagATTATGGAGGTGTAgtgtttttcttattaattgttGCATCTCTTCTAGTTATATCATGCCGTGATTGAAATTCCTGTGAAAGGGAAGTTGAAGGACAAAATATTGTTTAAGGATGATTAATTTAGatgataatattatattttactgaTTTTAATGGAGGATTTGGTTGccaaagttaataaattttccatttttacttATCAAGTTTGATGATCACATAATGATTGGAAAATGATCAGTTGACTTTGTGGAGAACCAAGTCCATGAATATTAGGAATATAATCCAATTGATTTCTATTATAGTAGTAACCAATTGAAGACTACACATTTTCTTTGTTCTTTGAAAAAtccgtttttattttattgccaGTCATAATAAATGGACTACTGCATGAGATGGTTTCTGTCAATGAATTTTGTAAATTTCTTGAAGAGTGTCcctggtgttttttttttttgttgggggGCGGGTTGAGATTTACTCGTCTTAggatgctgaatgtagtgtattcCATAATggatatcaataataataataatataaactcCATTTAGTTTTCATATGGTATGGAGTTTATGAGATTAAATTTAGCAAAAGGAGGGCAAAAAAAAGGCACCACCAGTTTATAATTGTATTTCCAATAATTTCACTgggatttttttcctttctatttttaCACAATTTTTTCCCCTCCCGATATGGATGTATGTGgaatctaaaacaaaaaatttgggcattatgttttatttttttgtctctgAAATCACTTTAAAATGACTATATGTCcaagaaattttttatagaaTGTTATGTTTCGGCGTTTAGCAATGCTGATgtctatttaatttctttttaggaTGCATTGAAAAATAGCTCTTTTGAAATGGCTGTTCTggagaaaaacagaaaacatcagagatatatattaatttgtttcaaGACTTCAAATTGACCTTGTGctactattaatttttatataaaactctttttatCTACTTTATGAAAAAAAGGGTGTTACAAAGGAGAAAGTGCATGAGAATTATAACTAAGGCAGTTCGCATTTCGTAAAcgtttttctatttataaaaaataaaaaataaataataggtgATGTTTGAATCCGTATCGTTGATTCAAACACTCGACACCCCGTCGCACATGAGTAGTGTTTGAATCCGTATCTGGTGCAATTCTGACGCAGGATACACCTATGTGCGATTGGGACCGTGCTTCTTAGCTATTTATTAATCACAATAAAATTAATCTCCAACCCCAAAATAAGGACAAGAACCATGATTAACAACACTAGATTAAAAGATAGAAAACCTAATTCACaaattttgcaaagaaaaatgtcaATAACATACTATTTTAACACATTTTTAAGACATTCTCTCttattggttatttttttaaaaaataacaaaagtttgTAGGTTTCATGTTACTTAATGACTTTCTCTTatgatttttgtaatttttaataaattttattccatGATAAATAGTGTGATAAAAGAAGTGTGTTACTAActcttttttataactaaagAGGATTCCCTATTTGGTTTGGTTACTCGTCTTATGTAATCAATCATATTACTGCAATTAATGGTATAATTTGTTTTGGATATGGTATTTGTATATAATTGATGCCATTCAAGATTAGCAGGTTCattggaaagaaaaaattatactttttagaACAGTTATGACAAAGAGTcgttttaaaaagttattttttagaataattatctaaataaaaaatctaaaatgacaacattttataacaataatcattctaaaaggtcataactttttattacgtgattttttttacaacgtCCTTATAACCGTTGTTAAAAGTCACTTTTAACAGTCTTTTTCTGTAGTAGTGGCTGTTGCTGTATTGCTTTGATAATGATACAtgagttttcaattcacttTATATACATTTGCTTGATGCCCAGGTGTCTGCAATTGCTATTAAAGTTGACTTGACCAAGATTGATTGTGATGCCACTGTATAGGCATTCACCCAACTGTGGCTAAGGAATTTGTTACCATGAGGACTCCCACTAGGAAGATTCGAAAGAGTCAATCTTTTAAGGTAAGCCAATGGTTCTTAGCTTGTGTCTTTCAATGATATCTTGTGTTGAAAGTCCTGCATTTTAGTCAACAACAAAATGAATACTTTGATAATTTAAGCAGTCTTGCATGCACGCAAAGtctttgattataaaaaggaaaacaattccaaattttcatttttgatttctatcttttaatttaaatttgtttttcatcTCCTTCAGAAATACTAATAAGTTATCCTTTGAACCATATTTCTTAATGTCTTCTTTATATTAGTTCAGTATCTAAATGTCAACATtctttaaaacataatttatttatgaataatggatttttttttaaataaactaatcataatatattaaaagtcatattaaaatgattttataccTTGTTTGGATAATCTTAAGGCAATTAAGCTCTGAAGTCAAGGAAGGCACCTGGAGCACAAGCAAAGTGCTCAGGTTTCAAATGCTGTGGTGGATTAACAAATCAGGCAAGTTCCACCCCCATACCACAATCACAATTAAAACacatttcataaattataaattggGTTACCTATATAGACATTTCAACCGCATTGAGTTAAATTGGCTTCCTCTAAAATAAGAACTGAGACTggatttatcaatttttatttacctCATGTCATTGGAAAAAAATGCCTTGCAGAAGTAGATATAACTCAATCTAAAAAggtacatattttatatattaataatgcgCAACAAATTGATCTGATTTTTAGTGATTTCCCAATTTAAGTTCTTGATAGCAGAATTGAATTTCATCTTGCAATTGATGTAGTTTGGACGTTCTCTCGAGGCTTGTGCGAAAATTTCATCCTGCGATTCATGTTGTTATAACAGATATTGCTAAGCTGACTTAGGCAGTGCACATGCTGAATGGCTGGTTACTAAACATGCAAGCTAAACGTCAATATCCTTCATGTCAAGGTACACCGTGAGTAGCAGAGTTTTCTTGAATGttttaaatagaattaataGTGCGGATAAGTCTATTTTGATGTAATAAAATCATGACTGTGATGAAATAACTTCACTATAAGACTATCAGCATCAGATAAAACTGTGGACAATAAATTGAAAACTACGATTGATGGAATTCAGTTTTTGACAACTTTTTGTTCcaacaacatttattatttttttaaagcaaaaaacaTTGAATTACTCCAGATCAACACTAGAGATGATCTAACCTCCAATAATGAAGCTGAAAGTAACACAACCGATCATATATTTGATATGGTCCAGTTATAATGTTAGGCCCAAAAGAAGTATTAAGAGATTGTTATTAAGTAATAAAGATATTTTGGATGTTTGTCTTTATATTCTGGTGTATTCATGTTGAAGGGTGTATCAATGAGAATTAAGTCTATTTTCCTCTCTCTATTGTTCTTTATTAGAAGGTCCTCTGTCCTCGAAATCAGAGGTTTACCACCATCAATATTCCAAAAGAAAGAGTACAAAACACTTGGGGAACAACACCAAACTCAAGGCAAACAATTAAGGAAACCTGTAAGAAGGGAACCCCATTCTGTACCTAAGAAGCTCCTATGATATAAAGGAGGGTGGGGAGTCCCATTAAGTAAATCCAAAATTTTGTGCACCAAAAGAGGCAAGTTTGTTTGCACCAGAGAGTTGATTTTCTtatattcaacaaaataattattgccTTTTGATGACCTGTactttctttttcacttttaatgcTTCAATTGATGCTTGCAGGAAGCTCGAAGGTGTTTTTGGGAAAGCTTCCTTGttcatgataataaaaaaaaacataaaaagctaTCAGTCACCTTCCTAACACTTTAAGTGGTTATAAATTCTTCCAAATGCTTATTTAAttttgggaaatttttttttttattgtttagttAAGATCAACAGTTTAATTGGTATGCCTGGCTTAACTATATTGTAACACACACCTTTCCATTTCCAGGTTAGGTTTGCAAGGAGGGTAGGTTCTTTCTTGGAAAACAGAGTGTGGTGAGGAGTTGTTATTAACTTTCTTCAGCCTACTTACTTGGTTGTATGCTTGCTTCAGTTGTTTATTCCCTATAGTTTACTAATTCTGTTACAGGTTTTGTGGTGTTAATTACATTTTGACCATTTTGACAATATTATCTCATACTTTGTGCCTGAATGTACATAGCATCAAGTGCTTGTATTTTTCACAATGAATTGGTGTTTCTGTTACATATGATCTGCATGCAGTATAtctaaataaaagtaaataaatttatcatgtatttataattaataacaatataaaaactctttatCATGTACATGTGTTTATTCTATTTTAACTATGAGCATCCAAAGTTTGTCCTTAAAGATATTTGTTAAAATACttagaattttaatatattgtattaatgtaaattttattattatacctTTAAAAATCTCAACAATCTCAATTCTagacttttatttaaaaagtgcACAAAACTTTGACATGATATCATACATGGAGAGAGCAACAAAAAGCAAGCACAAGTATCTACTAAACTCTATGATGCCCATAGGATTGCTTAAATAGATGGAACTAATAGTGGAAGGACAAGAGTTTCAAAAGCAaaggttttttttagaaaaaaaaaactctttattaacactaattatttttcttcttatcacGTCATATtacttatcattaatttattcttcttacttttctctctttcactgGGTATTGATGAATAGCATTTAATCACATAGTAAGGAATGGGTTAATTCTTGGAACAGGGACACAAATTATGGGGTTAGCCCTCGGAAGAGTGATGCCAGACTTTTCTTCCATGTCCACCTTGCCATTGCCACCAACAAGCTTCCATTGGAAACATTGAATAATTATAGCCAGATTCACAGGAACAACCTGCCAAGCTAGAGAAGCACCAGGACACGTTCTTCTTCCACTCCCAAATGGAATAAAATGATAATGTTGTCCCCTAACATCCAATTGATTCTGCCCATCTCTGATAAACCTCTCTGGCCTAAACTCAAAAGGGTTCTCCCAGTGATTGGGATCCCTACCAATAGCCCAAACATTGACAAATAATCGTGTCTTTGCTGGAATATCATACCCACAAACCACAGCACTTTTTGATGACTCTCTAACAATCAATGGACCACCAGGGTGAAGCCTAAGTGTTTCTCTAACAATGGCTTGAAGGTAAGGAAGGTTGGCAATATCTGATTCCTCTACCATTCTACTTTTTCCAACTACTGCATCTATCTCTTGTCTTGCCTTCTCCAACACGTGTGGATTGTTGATTAACTCTGCCATAGCCCATTCTATGCTTACAGCTGACGTGTCAGTCCCAGCAACAAATATGTCCTGTATATTATCATTAGAAACAGCACatgtacatattagatttgtTTGCATGAAAGGAAAATGAAGGATAGACATCTATACTCTAGTAGActagaaattattatatgatactTGACTCAGACAATTTTTATGTAACACACAACCAAGTTTTATTAACTCTTTAtcttatgaattattttttccttaattaaaaAGCTTGTATATTACGTGAAGATTAATCAAAATTACGGCTGCATAATGATTTGCATGGGAGCACGTAAAAATTTCTTGTAATAAATAGATACCTTGAGCGATAAAAACAGAGGAACAACAACAAGACAGATAATTAGTCTGAAGTTATTAGGGAAAAAAAAACTGCATATGTTGACTTACCATGATGAAGgccttaatgttttttttgtctaatttgaTTTCAGCATTCTTATCTTCGTGCATGTCCAATAAAACATCAAGCATGTCCTTAAACTGACGTGCTGTGCCcgtttctttgtttttcattctttcttcttcacgcTGCTTTATGATTCCGTCCACCACAACGTCGAACCTGATATATAT encodes the following:
- the LOC114399397 gene encoding 3,9-dihydroxypterocarpan 6A-monooxygenase-like, which codes for MAYQVLVICVVSSIVFAYIVWRKERKKKLPPSPKGLPIIGHLHLVSPIPHQDFYKLSLRHGPIMQLFLGSVPCVVASTAEAAKEFLKTHEINFSNRPGQNVAVKGLAYDSQDFLFAFAPFGPYWKFMKKLCMSELLSGRMMDQFLPVRQQETKRFISRVFRKGVAGEPVDFGDELMTLSNNVVSRMTLSQKTSDNDNQAEEMKKLVSDIAELMGKFNVSDFIWYLKPFDLQGFNKKIKETRDRFDVVVDGIIKQREEERMKNKETGTARQFKDMLDVLLDMHEDKNAEIKLDKKNIKAFIMDIFVAGTDTSAVSIEWAMAELINNPHVLEKARQEIDAVVGKSRMVEESDIANLPYLQAIVRETLRLHPGGPLIVRESSKSAVVCGYDIPAKTRLFVNVWAIGRDPNHWENPFEFRPERFIRDGQNQLDVRGQHYHFIPFGSGRRTCPGASLAWQVVPVNLAIIIQCFQWKLVGGNGKVDMEEKSGITLPRANPIICVPVPRINPFLTM